In one Candidatus Nitronereus thalassa genomic region, the following are encoded:
- a CDS encoding GGDEF domain-containing protein, which translates to MFKMWSGQNDSPESERSPVSSGREKGGSDASLSKSQDSAIEAVAKILRTWGRHTFDLDNGDAETFEKDFERWARHVLLGTTTSDDPDAREEYPDGRRNWGGLNQFVNRHRQNEKNYVVKGFHALRDVIWTFTSTVSQAFIQEQGVDGHMQAHIGRLRNAVASRSPEDIKREVLAAAEDLSKLVEDRSQQARLRVEKLGEKLKQVEAELGQTRQQMTLDGLTQLYNRAALDQHLEQVSALSILSDSPACLMMIDIDHFKRVNDSYGHRAGDSVICEVAKRTVLTFPRKTDFVARYGGEEFAVVIQGVGLEAARVLGERLLATVRQTLFEHEDLQLSVTVSIGLAEYLMGGTPANWIERADQALYRAKQSGRNQLCAAGDPQPELVGV; encoded by the coding sequence ATGTTTAAAATGTGGTCGGGCCAAAATGACTCACCGGAATCTGAGCGTTCCCCTGTTTCCTCTGGAAGGGAAAAAGGCGGATCGGATGCCTCTTTGTCGAAGAGTCAAGATTCCGCGATTGAGGCTGTCGCCAAAATTCTTCGGACCTGGGGACGGCATACGTTTGATCTCGACAATGGCGATGCGGAAACTTTTGAAAAGGACTTTGAGCGCTGGGCACGTCATGTGTTGTTAGGAACAACGACTTCCGACGATCCTGATGCGCGGGAGGAATATCCGGATGGCCGACGAAATTGGGGTGGCCTGAATCAGTTTGTAAATCGTCATCGGCAAAATGAAAAGAATTATGTCGTCAAAGGGTTTCATGCCCTGCGCGATGTGATTTGGACATTTACGAGTACCGTGAGTCAGGCGTTTATTCAAGAGCAGGGGGTGGATGGACATATGCAGGCGCACATTGGTCGCCTCAGAAACGCGGTCGCAAGCCGAAGTCCAGAAGATATTAAGCGTGAGGTGTTGGCTGCTGCGGAGGACCTCAGTAAGCTCGTGGAGGATCGGAGTCAGCAGGCACGGCTTCGAGTTGAAAAACTTGGAGAAAAGCTCAAGCAAGTGGAAGCCGAACTGGGTCAAACACGTCAGCAAATGACTTTGGATGGTCTTACGCAGTTATACAATCGTGCGGCACTGGATCAGCATCTTGAACAAGTGAGTGCCTTGAGTATTCTCTCGGATTCTCCAGCTTGCCTGATGATGATCGATATTGACCATTTCAAACGGGTCAATGATTCCTATGGCCATCGGGCCGGGGATTCCGTCATCTGTGAAGTCGCGAAACGGACAGTATTAACGTTTCCCCGGAAGACGGATTTTGTCGCAAGGTATGGCGGTGAGGAATTTGCGGTGGTGATCCAGGGTGTTGGTCTCGAGGCGGCGCGGGTGCTTGGGGAACGATTATTAGCCACGGTGAGACAAACTTTATTTGAACATGAAGACTTGCAGTTGTCGGTCACGGTTTCTATTGGACTGGCGGAATATCTTATGGGAGGTACTCCAGCCAATTGGATCGAGCGGGCAGATCAAGCGCTCTATCGAGCCAAGCAAAGCGGCCGCAATCAGCTCTGCGCCGCAGGAGATCCTCAGCCCGAACTTGTAGGAGTTTAG
- a CDS encoding DUF898 family protein, producing MSMKKEDQDAPSSSNLESTNQAGEDQPASAGISLDDEWAAALAEQEQGDPTPAAPDPQTTTTTETPAPEPSLDDEWAAALAEQEQGDPTPAASDSQATATPETPAPEPSLDDEWAAALAEQEQGDPTPAASDPQATTTPETPAPEPSLDDEWAAALAEQEQGDPTPAASDSQATTTKETAAPEPSLEDEWAAALAEQGQPDSLPAQEEPTKAENSPQIQDEVSASPLGDPADSSSTEDEDLENDWAEVLEEQTQKSQEKETPPPAQDAVAEDSDQVVMNWPGSGSAQPSPQPASSEWKPKTLSAKPESATATELPSPEEMLAAVEASSKTPEPSTPQKEEQLVATEPPSELSLAAAAAQTSIDAAILGADEITAILQTNPTKELADQAGSETPTVANAPNAKEVDPAPPNPTPPPPDLEPQSTGEAPDRFRRPFFTGNGSTLFGMFTINTLLTLLTFGVYSFWGRTKIRRYLHSQTKFAGARLAFHGTGEELFRGWMKAVLVFGIPYAALNVVSTLQTEATFQWGVNIIAGLLIFCFIPIAIVGSHRYRMTRTSWRGIYFSFRHSAKDFFRLYLKGTFLSVFTLGIYYPVFENAKRTFLVSGTQFGSRTFDFDGNAKTLGSIYFKAFRILVLTLVTAEVVLLATSFLTGRTHPDQMIDIVFWATVGMVSMVVPFIIGLWFWFQATKQRYMWSHTTFGGARFRATMKGKDVFELKVTNLLLLLFSLGLAWPWVQTRNLQFLYYHVGLQGPLNLQNIVQEAGTASPMGEELAGFFDTGFDLG from the coding sequence ATGAGTATGAAAAAAGAAGATCAGGACGCCCCATCATCCTCCAATCTTGAATCTACAAATCAAGCAGGAGAAGACCAACCTGCTTCAGCCGGAATCTCGCTCGACGATGAATGGGCCGCAGCTTTGGCGGAACAAGAACAAGGCGACCCCACGCCGGCAGCCCCCGATCCTCAAACCACGACCACAACGGAAACGCCCGCGCCCGAACCTTCACTCGACGATGAATGGGCCGCAGCCCTGGCGGAACAAGAACAAGGCGACCCCACGCCGGCAGCCTCCGATTCTCAAGCCACGGCCACACCCGAAACGCCCGCGCCCGAACCCTCGCTCGATGATGAATGGGCGGCGGCCCTGGCCGAACAAGAGCAAGGCGACCCCACGCCGGCAGCCTCCGATCCTCAAGCCACGACCACACCCGAAACGCCCGCGCCCGAACCCTCGCTCGATGATGAATGGGCGGCGGCCCTGGCCGAACAAGAGCAAGGCGACCCCACGCCGGCAGCCTCCGATTCTCAAGCCACGACCACAAAGGAAACAGCCGCACCCGAACCTTCACTGGAAGATGAATGGGCCGCGGCCCTGGCGGAACAAGGGCAACCAGATTCTCTTCCCGCACAAGAAGAACCTACTAAAGCAGAGAATTCACCCCAAATTCAGGATGAAGTCTCTGCCTCGCCCTTGGGAGATCCCGCAGATTCTTCTTCTACCGAGGATGAAGATTTAGAAAATGATTGGGCTGAGGTTCTTGAGGAACAAACTCAGAAAAGTCAGGAGAAGGAAACGCCACCCCCAGCACAAGATGCTGTTGCGGAGGATTCCGACCAAGTCGTCATGAATTGGCCTGGATCAGGTTCGGCCCAACCTTCACCACAACCCGCTTCCAGTGAGTGGAAACCCAAAACACTCTCAGCCAAACCTGAAAGTGCTACGGCAACTGAATTACCATCACCGGAAGAAATGCTCGCAGCCGTGGAAGCCTCCTCCAAAACCCCTGAGCCCTCAACCCCCCAAAAAGAAGAACAACTCGTTGCGACTGAACCTCCATCAGAATTGTCATTAGCCGCCGCCGCTGCACAAACATCTATTGATGCAGCCATATTAGGCGCGGATGAAATTACGGCAATTCTGCAAACCAACCCAACAAAAGAGCTGGCAGACCAGGCAGGATCAGAAACACCAACCGTCGCCAACGCCCCAAACGCCAAAGAGGTGGATCCCGCTCCACCCAATCCAACCCCACCACCTCCAGACTTAGAACCTCAAAGCACTGGAGAAGCGCCTGATCGATTTCGACGTCCTTTCTTTACGGGTAATGGCAGCACACTCTTTGGCATGTTCACCATTAATACGTTGCTCACGCTCCTGACCTTTGGCGTGTATTCATTTTGGGGTCGTACGAAAATTCGGCGATATCTTCACAGTCAAACGAAGTTTGCCGGAGCACGACTTGCCTTCCATGGAACCGGGGAAGAACTCTTTAGAGGATGGATGAAGGCGGTTTTGGTTTTCGGGATTCCCTACGCGGCACTCAACGTGGTCAGTACACTCCAAACCGAGGCAACGTTTCAGTGGGGAGTCAATATCATCGCAGGTCTATTGATTTTTTGCTTTATTCCCATTGCGATTGTGGGATCGCACCGCTACCGTATGACCAGGACTTCTTGGCGTGGCATATACTTTTCCTTCCGCCACTCGGCCAAAGATTTCTTTAGGCTCTACCTTAAAGGCACCTTCCTCTCGGTTTTCACATTGGGTATCTATTACCCAGTGTTTGAGAATGCCAAACGAACCTTTTTAGTTTCAGGGACACAATTTGGCAGTCGCACGTTTGATTTTGATGGAAATGCCAAGACCCTAGGATCAATCTATTTCAAGGCCTTTCGAATTCTAGTGTTAACTTTAGTGACTGCAGAAGTTGTCCTATTGGCTACCTCATTTCTTACCGGTCGGACCCACCCAGATCAGATGATAGACATTGTCTTTTGGGCCACGGTGGGTATGGTCTCCATGGTCGTACCGTTTATCATTGGATTGTGGTTTTGGTTTCAAGCGACCAAGCAACGTTATATGTGGAGTCATACTACCTTTGGTGGCGCCCGTTTTCGAGCGACCATGAAGGGAAAAGATGTCTTCGAACTGAAAGTGACGAATTTGCTCCTACTACTCTTTTCCCTAGGACTGGCTTGGCCTTGGGTCCAAACGCGAAACTTACAATTTTTGTATTATCATGTTGGACTCCAAGGTCCCTTGAATCTTCAGAATATCGTTCAAGAAGCCGGTACGGCGTCACCCATGGGAGAAGAACTCGCCGGATTCTTTGACACGGGATTTGATCTCGGATAA
- a CDS encoding M48 family metallopeptidase has translation MSKTSTWHGQYFDGHSPMAHPVSIDITATGLTIQGISSQAILWPYKDLQQTQGGYQGEEVRLERRGSYHELLVLDNAEFLTALHFLAPGKVSHLHNPNTRSRRIWLTAAAGILAIPLIWLVYAKGVPALAGPLTNLIPYSWEQQLGGALVEEIAPVDERCSDPRLVEKTNALVHALVSTVGSVPYTFRTVIVDKPILNALALPGGYIIIFRGLLENTETPEELTGVLAHEIQHVLQRHGMRLLVQNMTLGLLIGALTGDVSGIMAFVFEGAHVLQSLSYSRGAEEEADRKGMALLLAAGINPEGMLSFFEYLREQRGGGYQDSLWRYLSTHPPAGDRVAKLQAQVHKANQPVHSLFPLDDWQQITNLCHEREITNPRKKVGRGKRH, from the coding sequence ATGTCGAAAACCTCAACTTGGCACGGGCAATATTTTGATGGTCACAGTCCCATGGCCCATCCAGTGTCGATTGACATCACGGCCACAGGGCTCACAATTCAGGGAATTTCCAGTCAGGCCATTCTGTGGCCGTATAAAGATCTTCAGCAAACTCAAGGCGGCTATCAAGGGGAGGAAGTTCGGTTGGAACGACGAGGTTCCTACCATGAGCTCCTGGTCTTGGACAATGCAGAATTTTTAACTGCCCTCCATTTTCTCGCGCCCGGTAAGGTCAGTCATTTACATAACCCTAATACACGCAGCCGCCGCATTTGGCTCACCGCAGCCGCAGGGATCCTCGCCATTCCACTCATTTGGTTGGTATATGCCAAGGGAGTCCCGGCTTTGGCAGGGCCTTTGACCAACCTCATTCCATACTCTTGGGAACAACAACTCGGAGGAGCCCTCGTCGAAGAAATTGCCCCGGTAGATGAACGATGTTCCGACCCACGCCTCGTCGAAAAAACCAATGCCCTGGTCCACGCATTAGTATCGACCGTAGGCTCCGTGCCTTACACATTTCGCACTGTCATCGTGGACAAACCGATTCTCAATGCGCTGGCGCTTCCAGGTGGATATATCATTATCTTTCGAGGATTGCTTGAAAACACGGAGACCCCAGAAGAACTCACCGGCGTGTTGGCCCACGAAATCCAACATGTTCTCCAGCGGCACGGCATGCGTCTTCTCGTACAAAATATGACGCTGGGGTTATTAATCGGCGCATTAACGGGAGACGTCAGCGGCATCATGGCTTTTGTCTTCGAAGGCGCTCACGTGCTGCAATCATTATCCTATAGTCGAGGCGCGGAGGAAGAAGCCGATCGCAAAGGGATGGCCTTGCTTCTTGCGGCAGGAATCAACCCAGAAGGTATGCTTAGCTTTTTCGAATATTTACGAGAACAACGTGGGGGGGGGTACCAGGACTCTCTATGGCGCTATCTTTCAACACATCCCCCGGCAGGCGACCGAGTTGCCAAACTTCAAGCGCAAGTCCACAAGGCCAACCAGCCCGTCCATAGCCTGTTTCCATTGGACGATTGGCAACAGATCACCAATCTTTGTCATGAACGGGAGATCACCAACCCCAGGAAAAAAGTTGGTCGGGGAAAACGACACTAA
- a CDS encoding TonB-dependent receptor plug domain-containing protein, whose protein sequence is MLYWPTAIFWFISFWTLAIHSSCNVLASEKEPIEVLDPIVITATASPTTLSQVPASVTIITREKIVQQQANRLSSILQQVPGIIVDEMGGRGGLSSVYLRGGDPNFTLIMIDGIPLNDPSNQRGGSVNLSILTPERIERIEIVRGPASIVYGSDAMAGAINIITRKGQSHSNYQATVEGGQFGYGRSTILAQGSAKDVLYSGSVAFTRNDEQVEGDRFQNINTGGNLAWTYDSSVNVQMTGQFTQSDIRAFPEGSGGSRLSILRATEQRLTKEFLVGITLTHQLSQTWKQQFSSNLFYRQEDVNNPGVLDTARTFRNPPTMFTTDFSRYRFLWTLTQAFAENWKLSGGFQLIYEDGQRTGTQQLTALGLPTDQRNDFAKTRTTPAGFLESVWKPFSHTTVTSGLRIDDPQEFSPEVTPRVAMSIQLLPETFVRSSYSEGFKLPSFNALGDPLIGNPSLAPEKSQGWDINVHQELFNKKIQLDLTYFHNRFSNVIDLDPILAKQNVFSLVNLSTVITNGVEFELTTLPYPWLEVQAFFTYLNTDILGLTDSLRNRPNTFGGFILNIRPNSRLHIRSELKAVGKRFDIQIPTTETTVPSYYRVDLTATLRVNDSWKIFVAGENLTNVQYEEFLGFEAPGVWGRFGLECQVGD, encoded by the coding sequence ATGCTTTATTGGCCGACCGCTATATTTTGGTTTATTAGCTTCTGGACGCTTGCCATACATTCCTCTTGCAATGTACTGGCATCGGAGAAAGAACCTATCGAAGTCCTTGACCCTATCGTGATTACTGCCACAGCGAGCCCCACTACCCTCTCTCAAGTCCCTGCGTCGGTGACAATCATCACCAGAGAAAAGATCGTACAGCAACAGGCCAACCGACTTAGCAGTATCTTGCAACAAGTTCCCGGAATTATTGTGGATGAAATGGGAGGACGAGGAGGTCTCAGTTCAGTGTACCTCAGGGGAGGAGACCCTAATTTCACCCTTATCATGATTGATGGCATTCCCCTCAACGATCCCAGTAATCAACGAGGCGGTTCAGTAAATCTTTCCATCCTCACACCCGAGCGTATTGAACGCATTGAAATTGTTCGAGGTCCTGCCTCAATCGTCTACGGGTCCGATGCCATGGCGGGAGCCATTAATATCATTACCAGAAAAGGGCAGAGCCATTCCAACTACCAAGCCACGGTCGAAGGTGGCCAATTTGGATATGGACGGAGCACCATTCTCGCTCAAGGGTCAGCCAAGGATGTTCTGTACAGCGGCTCGGTAGCTTTTACTCGTAACGATGAACAGGTTGAAGGCGATCGTTTTCAGAACATTAACACAGGGGGTAATCTAGCTTGGACATATGATTCGTCAGTGAATGTCCAGATGACAGGCCAATTCACTCAATCCGACATTCGGGCGTTCCCTGAAGGTAGTGGGGGATCGCGGCTCTCTATTTTAAGAGCCACGGAACAACGACTGACGAAGGAATTTCTTGTTGGGATCACCCTGACCCACCAGTTGTCCCAGACCTGGAAACAACAGTTCTCAAGCAATCTGTTTTATCGACAAGAGGATGTCAATAATCCAGGTGTCCTGGATACCGCCCGTACGTTTCGCAACCCTCCAACCATGTTTACAACCGATTTTTCTCGATACCGATTTCTCTGGACCTTGACTCAGGCATTCGCTGAAAATTGGAAACTATCCGGCGGCTTCCAACTCATTTATGAAGACGGACAACGAACCGGCACTCAACAACTTACCGCCCTAGGTTTACCGACGGATCAACGCAACGATTTTGCCAAAACGCGCACCACCCCCGCGGGATTTCTCGAAAGTGTCTGGAAGCCATTTTCCCATACCACTGTAACCTCCGGTCTTCGTATTGATGACCCCCAAGAGTTTTCTCCTGAAGTCACTCCTCGCGTAGCCATGAGCATTCAATTACTCCCGGAAACCTTTGTTCGGAGCAGTTATAGTGAAGGATTTAAACTCCCCAGCTTCAATGCGCTAGGTGATCCTCTTATTGGAAACCCGTCATTAGCACCGGAAAAGAGCCAAGGATGGGACATCAATGTGCACCAGGAGTTGTTTAACAAAAAGATCCAGCTTGATCTGACTTATTTTCACAATCGCTTTTCGAATGTAATCGACCTTGATCCCATACTTGCAAAGCAAAATGTCTTTTCTCTCGTGAATTTGAGCACGGTGATCACCAATGGGGTTGAATTTGAACTCACCACCCTGCCCTATCCCTGGCTCGAGGTCCAAGCCTTTTTCACTTATCTGAATACCGACATTCTTGGACTCACTGATTCTTTACGAAACCGACCAAACACCTTTGGTGGATTCATTCTGAATATTCGCCCAAATTCTCGCCTCCATATTCGGAGTGAGCTAAAAGCCGTAGGAAAACGATTCGACATCCAAATCCCTACCACCGAGACCACTGTTCCCAGCTATTATCGCGTGGATCTCACTGCCACATTGAGAGTCAATGACTCTTGGAAAATTTTCGTTGCAGGGGAAAACCTGACCAATGTGCAATACGAGGAATTTTTAGGATTCGAAGCACCGGGGGTATGGGGTCGATTTGGATTGGAATGTCAGGTGGGGGACTAA
- a CDS encoding tetratricopeptide repeat protein, whose amino-acid sequence MFNLTVAIPIQARKYLSIFLLIVGGFLVSPTLGWGESGKNELAKEFFAKGLGYYWAQDVSQHYEEAFVWLSKAAEYDHPRAQAILADMLSNGLGTGTHLQKSLAYALASAQQGDVFGQFLMGMAFYKGLGVPADQGKGIQVFAQILDDLETEAESGDGHAQAGLAWIYYNLSSANRDFQKAHNWYEKSAVQGYSVAQSMLGLMFGRGDGVRQNAKAEIVWYRRAAEQGSPIGQFNLALALGDQGDFEGEYTWARRAADLRYAEAEYLMGQMFENGDGRPVDLQESFTWYQKAAEQGYALAQLKLGEFYQYGNGREENFQEAKKWYEAAAENGEGEAMANLGHFYEHGVGIEKDYAQARMWYERGAALANSYSQSRLGYLHMQGHGVEKDFDKAHEWLRRAARGGDEWAYYGIGLIYEEKQEYSKAIGWYLLSAINGYDFGFKRAVYLLVVYPVISFQT is encoded by the coding sequence ATGTTTAACCTAACAGTCGCCATCCCAATTCAGGCAAGGAAATATTTGAGTATTTTTTTACTCATTGTTGGAGGGTTCTTGGTGAGCCCTACACTTGGATGGGGGGAATCGGGAAAAAATGAACTCGCCAAAGAATTTTTTGCCAAAGGTCTCGGCTATTATTGGGCGCAAGATGTTTCCCAGCATTATGAGGAAGCGTTTGTGTGGTTGTCGAAAGCTGCGGAGTATGATCATCCCCGCGCTCAAGCCATCCTCGCGGATATGTTGAGCAATGGGTTGGGAACCGGAACCCACCTACAGAAAAGTTTGGCCTACGCTTTGGCTTCAGCACAGCAAGGGGATGTCTTTGGTCAATTTTTGATGGGCATGGCTTTTTATAAAGGTCTGGGAGTGCCGGCTGATCAAGGCAAGGGCATCCAGGTGTTTGCCCAGATATTGGATGACCTTGAGACCGAAGCAGAATCAGGGGATGGGCATGCCCAAGCCGGTCTTGCCTGGATCTATTACAACTTGAGTTCCGCCAATAGAGATTTTCAAAAAGCACATAACTGGTATGAAAAGTCAGCGGTGCAAGGTTATTCCGTAGCTCAAAGTATGTTGGGTCTGATGTTTGGGCGTGGGGATGGGGTACGGCAAAATGCTAAAGCGGAGATTGTGTGGTATCGTCGCGCCGCAGAACAGGGATCACCCATTGGTCAATTCAATTTGGCCCTGGCGCTTGGCGATCAAGGAGATTTCGAAGGGGAATATACTTGGGCACGCCGGGCCGCAGATCTGCGGTATGCTGAGGCGGAATATTTGATGGGGCAGATGTTTGAAAATGGTGATGGGCGACCGGTTGACCTTCAGGAAAGTTTCACTTGGTATCAGAAGGCGGCCGAACAAGGCTATGCTCTTGCACAATTGAAACTCGGTGAGTTTTATCAATATGGAAATGGCCGGGAGGAAAATTTCCAAGAAGCCAAGAAATGGTATGAAGCCGCCGCGGAAAATGGCGAAGGTGAGGCAATGGCGAATCTTGGACATTTCTACGAACACGGGGTTGGGATCGAGAAAGACTATGCTCAAGCTCGGATGTGGTATGAACGCGGTGCGGCGCTCGCCAACAGCTATTCCCAGTCTCGTCTTGGCTATTTGCATATGCAAGGGCATGGCGTGGAGAAGGATTTTGATAAGGCCCACGAATGGTTGCGGCGAGCGGCAAGGGGAGGAGATGAATGGGCGTATTATGGAATCGGTCTGATCTATGAAGAAAAGCAGGAGTACTCGAAGGCGATTGGATGGTACCTGTTATCCGCAATCAATGGCTATGATTTTGGGTTTAAACGCGCGGTGTACCTGTTAGTTGTATATCCCGTGATTTCCTTTCAGACTTAG
- a CDS encoding PAS domain-containing sensor histidine kinase has translation MEYFVPTVQLTNGLREEAFLDCLPLGVCLLKSDWTVVFWNRRLEEWSQIHRTQILGKSLFAQLPWLANSDYERSLQLVFQRGEASSLSSEQDDPFSMFVGGLRDERHYRAHFTAVPSEEFGCSLALMSIEDVSDWHRQIKLQKESQLRANQDLRARRMAETAFDRLGRLHELILQSAGNGIVGLDHDGNTLFANPAAAKMLGWEIEELVGRSMHANFGGCCPKGNDALGQGCFSSSPIHGGARQFVREDWFQKKDGTRFPVEYLRMPIVEDGAIVGAVVTFSDISDRRLLEQEVMRYTEKLEEEVDRRAARIRELEQRRMEVEKLAALAQVAAGVAHEINNPLAGIKNAFRLVKGSIPDTHPRARYVGLIENEIDRISGITKRMYQLYQPDPAVLRAVNLHEILHDVSLMIGPALKDSNSHLEIVAPQSMPLVRLPVRDITQVLCNLVHNAIQASSGHQNICLTAETDDQGIRLVVTDQAGGIANDVLPHIFEPFFTTKSGAGQGGMGLGLSVSRSLIESLGGRIDVQTVPTVGTTFIIHLPYTIEAIRESCEPAIVMKGEGHG, from the coding sequence ATGGAGTATTTCGTTCCAACAGTTCAATTGACGAATGGCTTGCGGGAGGAAGCGTTTTTAGATTGTCTTCCTCTAGGGGTATGCCTGCTGAAATCGGACTGGACTGTAGTCTTTTGGAATCGGCGCCTCGAAGAGTGGAGTCAGATTCACCGGACTCAAATACTAGGAAAGTCTCTTTTTGCGCAGTTACCTTGGCTGGCGAATTCGGACTATGAACGGTCTTTGCAACTAGTTTTTCAAAGGGGAGAAGCTTCGAGTCTTTCGTCCGAACAAGATGATCCGTTTTCGATGTTTGTCGGAGGGCTGCGTGACGAACGGCACTACCGTGCGCATTTCACAGCGGTTCCATCCGAGGAATTTGGGTGTAGTCTTGCCTTGATGAGCATTGAAGATGTTTCGGATTGGCACCGTCAGATCAAACTCCAAAAAGAATCGCAGTTGAGGGCGAATCAGGATTTGAGGGCACGACGAATGGCTGAAACGGCATTCGATCGTCTGGGTCGGTTACATGAACTTATTCTTCAATCGGCGGGAAATGGAATTGTTGGACTGGATCATGATGGGAATACATTATTTGCCAACCCGGCAGCCGCAAAAATGTTGGGCTGGGAAATTGAGGAATTGGTAGGGAGATCCATGCATGCCAATTTTGGTGGTTGTTGCCCAAAAGGGAATGACGCTTTGGGACAAGGGTGTTTTTCTTCGTCGCCCATTCATGGGGGTGCTCGGCAATTCGTGAGAGAGGACTGGTTTCAGAAAAAAGATGGCACGCGCTTTCCCGTGGAATATCTCAGAATGCCCATCGTGGAGGATGGAGCCATCGTGGGGGCAGTCGTGACCTTTAGCGATATTTCTGATCGGCGGCTTTTGGAGCAAGAAGTTATGCGGTATACGGAAAAACTCGAAGAGGAAGTTGACCGAAGAGCTGCCAGGATTCGAGAACTAGAACAGCGCCGGATGGAAGTAGAGAAATTAGCCGCCTTAGCGCAGGTGGCGGCCGGTGTGGCTCATGAAATAAATAATCCGTTGGCGGGGATCAAAAATGCATTCCGTCTTGTGAAGGGAAGCATCCCTGATACTCATCCAAGAGCAAGGTACGTGGGCTTAATTGAAAATGAGATTGATCGTATCTCAGGCATAACAAAGCGAATGTACCAACTCTATCAACCGGATCCGGCTGTCCTCCGTGCGGTGAATCTCCATGAAATATTACACGATGTCTCGTTAATGATTGGACCGGCGTTAAAAGATTCCAATTCTCATTTAGAGATTGTGGCTCCCCAGTCTATGCCGTTGGTGCGATTGCCCGTTCGGGATATTACCCAAGTCCTCTGTAATCTTGTGCACAATGCGATTCAGGCAAGTTCCGGCCATCAGAACATTTGCCTTACGGCCGAGACGGATGATCAGGGCATTCGGTTAGTGGTCACTGATCAGGCAGGGGGTATTGCAAATGACGTTCTGCCCCATATCTTTGAACCATTTTTTACAACCAAGTCTGGAGCGGGTCAGGGTGGCATGGGGCTGGGGTTATCGGTCTCACGCAGTCTGATTGAATCGTTAGGTGGGCGAATTGATGTGCAAACGGTTCCGACCGTAGGGACCACATTCATTATCCATTTGCCGTATACGATTGAAGCCATACGCGAATCTTGCGAACCAGCAATTGTGATGAAGGGGGAAGGCCATGGCTAG